A region of the Methylomagnum ishizawai genome:
TGCGCCCCATCATCGACCTGGCCCAAGACCGGCTGGGCATCCCGGCGGAGCATCTCGACCCCTACGGCCATTACAAGGCCAAGTTGTCGCTGGATTACATCCAGTCGCTCGGCGACCGCCCGGATGGCAAACTGATCCTGGTCACCGCCATCAGCCCCACCCCGGCGGGCGAGGGCAAGACCACCACCACCGTGGGCCTGGGCGACGCGCTCAACCGCATCGGCAAGAAGGCCATCATGTGCCTCCGCGAGCCTTCGTTGGGGCCGTGCTTCGGCGTCAAGGGCGGGGCGGCGGGCGGCGGCTATGCCCAGGTGGTGCCGATGGAGGATATCAACCTGCATTTCACCGGCGACTTCCACGCCATCGGCGTGGCCCATAACCTCCTGGCCGCGATGATCGACAACCACATCACCCACGGCAACGAACTGCACATCGACCCGCGCCGGGTGCAATGGAAGCGCGTGGTCGATATGAACGACCGGGCGCTCAGGAAGATCGTCATCGGCATGGGCGGTCCCGGCAACGGCTACGCCCGCGAGGACGGTTTCGACATCGTGGTGGCGTCCGAAGTCATGGCGATCCTCTGCCTCGCCAGCGGCATCGAGGATTTGAAGGAGCGCCTGGGCCGTATCGTCATCGGCTACAAGGCCGACGGCAAAACCCCGATCTATGCCCGCGACCTCAAGGCCCATGGGGCGATGGCGGCCCTGCTCAAGGACGCCATCAAGCCCAATCTGGTGCAGACCCTGGAAAACAATCTCGCCATCATCCACGGCGGTCCCTTCGCCAATATCGCCCACGGTTGCAACACCGTGATGGCGACCCGGACCGCCCTCAAACTGGCCGATTATGTCGTGACCGAAGCCGGTTTCGGGGCCGACCTGGGCGCGGAGAAGTTCATCGATATCAAATGCCGCATGGCGGGGCTGGAACCTTCGGCGGTGGTGCTGGTGGCGACCCTCAGGGCGCTCAAATTCCATGGCGGCGTGAAGAAGGAAGACCTGAACCAGGAGAATCTGGCGGCCCTGGAAAAAGGCTTCGCCAACCTGGAAAAGCACGTCCGCAATATCCAGACCCATTACCACCTGCCCTGCGTGGTCTCGATCAACCATTTCACCTTCGACACCGAGGCCGAGATCGAACTATTGCGCCAGAAATGCGAAAGCTTGGGTGTCAAGGTGGTGTTGGCCAAGCACTGGGCGCAGGGCGGGGCGGGGGCCGAGGACTTGGCCCATGCGGTGGCGGATATCGTCGATAACGCGCCGGGCCAGCACCGGTTTGTTTATGACGGCGGCTTGTCGTTGTGCGAGAAGATCGAGGCCATCGCCACCAAAATCTACGGCGCGGGCAGCGTGAGCTACGAAGGCAAGGTGCGCGAACAGTTGAACGCCTGGAACGCCGAGTATGGCCGGTTCCCGGTGTGCATGGCGAAAACCCAGATGTCGTTTTCCACCGACGCCACGGTCCGGGGCGCGCCCAGCGGCCACAATGTCCATATCCGCGAGGTGCGGCTCGCCAGCGGGGCGGGTTTCATCGTCGCCATCGCGGGCGACATGATGACCATGCCGGGCCTGCCGAAAGTCCCGGCGGCGGAGCATATCGACGTGGATGGGAATGGGCGGATTTCCGGTTTGTTCTAAGGGATAGCGGTTTCCCGCGCATCGGGGATAACATCTTTCGCGGGTGTTATCCCTTTTCTTTTGGCGATAGGGTAGGGACGGCGATGCGGGCTTTGCGCAGGATCAAGATTGAAGGATTCAAGTCGATTGCCGGTGCCGAATTGGAACTCGGCGATTTGAATGTCGTGATCGGTGCCAATGGTTCGGGTAAATCCAATCTCATCGGGGTGTTCCGGCTGTTGGAGCGGATTTGGTCGAGGAATCTTCAGCTATTCGTCGCGGGCGAACCCGACCGTTTGCTGCACCATGGCCGGAAGGTGACGCCTTTCCTAGCCGTGGGTTTGGAACTAGGCCAGAACCGCTATGAAATCAGGCTCAAGGCCGAGCGGGATGTTTTGGTTTTCGAGCAAGAACAAGTTTGGTTCGGCGAGGATTTCTGGGAAGAACCTGCTTCACGAAAGCATTTGGAAACAGCGCTAGGCGAATCAGGCTTGTTTTTCCAAAATAGGTCGGCTGAGCATTTCTTCCCACTCGAATGGAACTGGCTGATCCATCATTTCCACGATACCTCCGATGCTTCTCCCGCCAAGCAAATCTGCAACATCGACGATAATCGCTATCTCCGCCCCGATGCCGCGAATCTCGCAGCCTATCTCTATTGGTTGCAAGAAAAGCACCCGGTCGAATTCCGCCATATCGAGGAACATATCCGCCTCGTGGCCCCGTTCTTCGAAGGTTTCGTCCTGGCCCCGTCGAGGCTGAACGAACGCAAAATCAAATTGGAATGGCGGCATAAAGGTTCGGATGCCTATTTCGACGCCTATTCCCTGTCCGATGGGACTTTGCGGTTTATTTGCCTCGCGACATTGCTGCTGCAACCAACCCCGCCCGCCTTGATTTTGCTGGACGAGCCGGAATTGGGCTTGCATCCTTTCGCCATCCGGCTGTTGGCGGAAATGCTAGAAGCCGCTTCCCACAGGTCACAGGTGATATTGGCGACCCAATCGGTCAACCTGCTCGATCAGTTTTCGCCCAAGGATATCATCGTGGCCGAGAACGATGGAAAACAGACGACTTTCCGGCGTTTGGACGAGGACGGATTACGGGGCTGGCTCGATGAATACAGCCTCGGCGAGCTTTGGACCAAGAATGTACTCGGAGGCCAACCGTGAGCCGGGTATTGATCTTGGTGGAAGGAGCTTCCGAATGGATTTTCGTCGAACGGACCTTGATTCCTTTTCTGCGCGGGCATGGGGTGTATATGCAAAAACCCATCGAGCAAGGCGGCGTCAGCCGGTGGAGGGAGGTGCGTAAGAATATGGAGTTATTGGCCCGCGACTCCGATGCTTGGATTACGACCCTATTCGATTTCTATGGGTGGCCCAAGGATTTTCCAGGGTATGGGGAAATATGCGGGGTTGGCGACCCGCGTGCCCAGGTGGCCGCGCTGCAAGAGCGGTTCAAGGCGGAATTCAAGCATCCCAAGTTGCTCCCCTTTTTCGCGCTGCATGAGTTCGAGTCCTGGCTGTTTTCCGCGCCGGAGATTGTCGCCGAACATTTCGGGCAGCGCCGTTTGGCCAAGGCGATGGATGGGATTGTGAAAAAAGCCGGCGAACCGGAACTCATCAATCACGGCGTGAATACCCATCCCAAAGCGCGTATGAAAAGCTTCGATATCGGTTATAAGGAAACCTCCGACGGCCCGATCTTGCTGGACAAGATCGGTGTCCCCGCCATCCGGGCGGCCTGCCCCCATTTTTCAAGCTGGCTGGAACGCTTGCAAGCCCTGGCCCGGTCCTAACCAAGCCGACCCACACCCGGCCCTGCTCGAAAAACCCTATTTTTCCGGTACGATGACCGGATTCCTTTTTGTCCGCCCACCAGGAGCGCAAACCCG
Encoded here:
- a CDS encoding formate--tetrahydrofolate ligase yields the protein MSDIEIAQQAQMRPIIDLAQDRLGIPAEHLDPYGHYKAKLSLDYIQSLGDRPDGKLILVTAISPTPAGEGKTTTTVGLGDALNRIGKKAIMCLREPSLGPCFGVKGGAAGGGYAQVVPMEDINLHFTGDFHAIGVAHNLLAAMIDNHITHGNELHIDPRRVQWKRVVDMNDRALRKIVIGMGGPGNGYAREDGFDIVVASEVMAILCLASGIEDLKERLGRIVIGYKADGKTPIYARDLKAHGAMAALLKDAIKPNLVQTLENNLAIIHGGPFANIAHGCNTVMATRTALKLADYVVTEAGFGADLGAEKFIDIKCRMAGLEPSAVVLVATLRALKFHGGVKKEDLNQENLAALEKGFANLEKHVRNIQTHYHLPCVVSINHFTFDTEAEIELLRQKCESLGVKVVLAKHWAQGGAGAEDLAHAVADIVDNAPGQHRFVYDGGLSLCEKIEAIATKIYGAGSVSYEGKVREQLNAWNAEYGRFPVCMAKTQMSFSTDATVRGAPSGHNVHIREVRLASGAGFIVAIAGDMMTMPGLPKVPAAEHIDVDGNGRISGLF
- a CDS encoding DUF4276 family protein — translated: MSRVLILVEGASEWIFVERTLIPFLRGHGVYMQKPIEQGGVSRWREVRKNMELLARDSDAWITTLFDFYGWPKDFPGYGEICGVGDPRAQVAALQERFKAEFKHPKLLPFFALHEFESWLFSAPEIVAEHFGQRRLAKAMDGIVKKAGEPELINHGVNTHPKARMKSFDIGYKETSDGPILLDKIGVPAIRAACPHFSSWLERLQALARS
- a CDS encoding AAA family ATPase, whose product is MRALRRIKIEGFKSIAGAELELGDLNVVIGANGSGKSNLIGVFRLLERIWSRNLQLFVAGEPDRLLHHGRKVTPFLAVGLELGQNRYEIRLKAERDVLVFEQEQVWFGEDFWEEPASRKHLETALGESGLFFQNRSAEHFFPLEWNWLIHHFHDTSDASPAKQICNIDDNRYLRPDAANLAAYLYWLQEKHPVEFRHIEEHIRLVAPFFEGFVLAPSRLNERKIKLEWRHKGSDAYFDAYSLSDGTLRFICLATLLLQPTPPALILLDEPELGLHPFAIRLLAEMLEAASHRSQVILATQSVNLLDQFSPKDIIVAENDGKQTTFRRLDEDGLRGWLDEYSLGELWTKNVLGGQP